GCGTCGTACGCGTGCACCCGGCCGAGGACGTCCTGCGGGACGTGCGTCTGCACGCTGGTATGGAACATGACGATCCAGAAGGCGGCGCCGATACCGCTCACCCCGTAGCAGAGGGCGACCAGCGGCGCGGAGAGTCCGAGGGCGACGCCCAGCGGCATCAGCGCCCACAGGGTCATCGACAGCGCCCCGGCGCGCAGCGGGTGCCGCGGGCGCAGCCGGATCGCGACCAGCCCGCCCAGCACGCTGCCCGCCCCGAGGGACGACATGACCAGGCCGAACGTCGAGGCGCCGTAGTCGGTGACGAGGGTGCTGTTGCCGAGGGTCGTGGTGGGGCCCGCGCCGGCGAGCTGCCAGAGCATGAAGACGACGATGACGCTCCACAGCCAGGTGCGCGCGGAGAACTCCCGCCAGCCCTCGACCAGATCGGCCCGGAACGAGGGCGCCCCTTCGCGCGCCGCCTTGCCGGGGCCCATGGGGACCGCGCGGAGAGCGAAGAGGCAGGCGCCGCTGACCGCGTACGTCACGGCGTCCAGGGCGACGACGACGGCGGGCGAGGAGACGGCCAGCAGCAGCCCGGCGAGCGACGGGCCGAGCACGAGGGTGACCGACTCGGCGATGCGCAGGGTGGCGTTGGCCTTCTGCACGTCGCGGGCGACGCGCGGCGTGATGCTGGCGACGCCGGGCTGGAAGAGCGCGCTGCCCGCGCCGACGAAGGCGAGCAGCACGAGGATCTGCCACAGCGGGGGCGTACCCACCAGGAAGAGCAGGGCGAGCGCCATCTGGAAGACGAGCCGCGCCGCGTCCGAGAGGACCATGAGCCGCCGGGCGCCGAAGCGGTCGGAGAGGACGCCGCCGAAGATGATCAGCGCGGCGAACGGCGCGACGAGGGCGGCCAGGGCGTAACCGACGCCGCTCGCGCCGTAGCCGGCGCCGAGGACGGCGGCGGTGATGGCGACGGGGAGCATGGCGTCGCCGAGGAGGGAGGTGGTGCGGGCGGTGAAGAAGAGCCGGAAGTCCGTCGTCCACAGGGGCGTGGGGGAAGGCGGATCCCCGGCACCCCCGGCACCCCCGGCACGCAGCTTGCGGGCCATCTCCGAACCAGCCACCACACCGCCCCAGGCACGCCGCCGACCGACCCCTGCCGGACGACCACTCTTGCGCCGGGGCGGGCGGGGGTCAACGGAATTTGCGGGTGGGCGACTTCGGCGGGCGAGGGGTGGGGCGGGACCAGGCGGGGGGCGTGGAACAGGCGAGGCGGGGCGGGAACCGGCGGGCGGGAACATTTCACCCCCACACCCGCCCTAGGGTAGGCCGCTCCACTGACAACGCCGTGCTGACCGAGGTGGGCTCCCTTGCGGGGCGGTCGCGGCTGGGGCGGGGGGCGTTGGGGCGGGTGGTACGTGAGCTTGGTGCGGGCCGGTTCGGGGGAACGGGGGAGGGGAGCGGTGCCGGGTGGGGTCGGCCGGTCGTGGGGTGGGGCGAGTTCGGCGTGCTGGTTTCGGGGCCCCGGGGATGCACCGGGTGCGGGGGTACGGAGCCGGGCGGGCGGTGCTTCGCCAGATGGGCCGGTGTACGGGGGTGCCGGCGAAGGGAGTAGCGGGTTCGTCAAGGCTCCCCCCGGGCCACCCCGCTTGTGAGTGTGCGGGCCTCCGCCCGGCGTCAAGGGCGTCCCCTCCGCTTCGCTCCGGAGACGTCGCCGCGCGATGGGGCTTCGCCCCACCCCTGACACCGGACTCCGGCCCGTAAAAGACCGGCGGCTAAGGGTGGCCCGGAGGGAGCGGGCGCCCTCCGACAGGGACTACGGATGCCGTACCCGGCGGACGGGGGCGGGCATCGGCGCCGGGCCGGGCCCGATCGCCGATCCCCCCGGCAGAGGGGCAGGGGGCTGCCGGGCGCCGGGGCTTCCCCGAGCGCGGATGCCCCCGGCGGGCAGGGTGCCGGACCCCGGGCGCCGGGGTTTCGCCGATCGCCCTTGCCCCTCCCGCCGGAGGGCGGCGGACGGGCGGGCCGGGCCCGATCGCCGGTGGCCCCGCCGGACGAGGGCCGGGCCGCCGGGCGCCGGGGTCTCCCCTGATCGCCGATCCCCCTCCGGCGGGAGGGGGCCGGGCCCGGGGCGCCTCCCGATCGCCGAGGCCCTCCAGCGGACGAGAGCCGGGCCGCCGGGCGCCAGGGCTGTCCCGCTCGCCGATCTCCCCGGCAGGCGTGGGGCGAAGGCCGGAGGCAGGCTGCACTTCCTCGCCGCTCCCCCGGCGGACGAGGGCGGCCCCACGGAACCGGGCTCGGCCCGGTCACCGGTCCCTCCGGCAGACGGAAGCCCAGGCCGGTGCCGCGCAGAACCGGCCTCGGGCTCACGCGATCCGGGACACCCGCGCATGCGTGCCGCTGAGCGAAAGTCGGACTCCGGGGGCCGATTCAGCCCGGAACCGGGGGTGTTACCGCGAGTTACGACCCAATTCCTCCGCCCGGACACCCCGAACGGCAGCCAACGGCCCTCCAATCGGCCGCCTGCACGTCGACGGGCGAATGTCACCCCACGAGGGCGACTTGCCCCGGTCCCCAGCGGCGGCACGGCGAGTTCTGCTCGATTCCCCGCACCCGACCCGCCTCAGGGCGAGCCCGCCCGCCCGCGGTGAGGCGAGTGCACGCGGATGGGCGAAAGTCCGGCCCGGCGGGCGATTTGCCCCCATTCGGCGGGGGCGTTACCGCGAGTTGCGCTCCCATTTCTCCGCCTAGTGCCGTGACCGCACAGGTCCACCGGGTTGGCGGTCGGGGCGGTGGGATGAACCGCAGCCCTCCGAGCGCCGAAGGGGGCAAGTTCAGGAGAAGGACAGCGGCGGAAGGATGACTCAGGAGGCGGACGGTTCGATCTCCCCCGCAAAGACGATGACCTGGTCGATGAGGCTCCGCCGCAGATGGACGACGTCCGTTCCCGCCAGGCGGGGACCTCCGTCCGGCGCGGTGAAGACCCACTGGTACCGGGCCCACTCGTCAGGCATGTCCACCGCCGAGCAGCGCACCATCGTGCCGGTCCCCGCCGGGTGACGCCGGATGTCCAGCACGAACCGCTCGACCGCCTCGATTCCTTCGCTGCGACCCAACGGCCCCCAGAAGACCACGTCCGAGGTCAGAGCCTGGGAGAGCAGGGCAGTCACATAGCTCTCGTCCGAGGCGTTGAACGCGGAGATGAACATGTCGATCGCGGACCGTGCAATCTCTTCCTGCATGCCCCAGTCATATCAGCCGTTTCGCGTACGCTCGTCCCGCGCGCCGCCTCCCGATCACGGTGGACCATCCCGGTCACAGCAGCCGGCTTCGGATCGGCCGTGCGTCTGGCCTGGGCGTGACCGTGGCGGCTGGGTGGGCGAAAGTCGGGACCGATGGGCGGTTTGGGCCGGTTTTCGCTAGGGGTTACCGCGAGTTCGTCCCGGTCACGTGCGTTCCGCGTGATCCGGGTGCTGGGGGATGGGCTGTGGCCCGGTGGGCGAAAGTCGGCGCCTGGGGCTGATCCGGGCCGGATCCAGGGGTGTTACCAGGAGTTACGGCTCCTTTTCTCCGCCGCGGCGGTACGGACAGGGGCCCGGTGGGCGATCACCGGGCGGATGCACGTCGTGCAGCAGACGTCGGGCGTTGCTCCCCCCTACGACACCGTCCACCCCAGCTCGGGCCCCTCCGCAGTCCAGTCGCCCGGCTCCGGTCCGAGTCGGCGCCGGGCCTCTCCGCGAGCGGAGTCGTCCCGCCGCGGCGTCGGCCCCCGTCCGCCGGGCACCGATCCGTAGGCCCTTCAACGGGGTGCCGCTCCCCCCGGGCCACTCATAGCCGCCGGTCGTTACGGGCCGGAGTCCGGTGTCAAGGGTGGGGCGAAGCCCCATCGCGCAGCGACGCTCCTCGCAGCGAAGCGGAGAGGAGCGCCCTTGACACCGGACGGAGGCCCGCATCATCAGGAGATGGGTGGCCCGGGGGGTGCCCAAGCGATGCCGGTACCCCCGACGCCGCCCATCCGACGCCGGGCTGGCCCGTTACAGCAGGTGGTCCGCCTTGCCGGCCTTGATGTCCCGGATGAGCGTGCGGAGTGCTTCCACGGAGTCGGTGACCCGGTGCTCCTCCCTGCCTGCCACGGCGATGTGCGCGTTGCCCTCCGCGTCCGTGCCTATGCGGAAGCAGTTCCCCGAGTCCTGGCAGAACGGTTGCTCCCACGTGATGTCCGGCATGGGCCGCCCGGAAGGGTCCAGTTGCTCTCCCCCTCCGGCGGTACGTGCCGGGCGAGCAGCACCCGGCCGCCCGCGATGCACACCGCGTACGCCGCCAGCCGGAAACTCATCCCCGCACCCCCACCGCCGGACCCTCTTCAACCCCCACACCGAGGTGCCGGCGAACAGGCGTCCGGCCCCGGCGGCATGGGGCACCGCCGGGGCCGGATTGGGGGTGGGGACGGGGTCAGCCGAAGGCGCGGACGGCCTGGTAGTAGACCCAGGCGGTGCTGTTGCAGGAGGTCTTGGTGGCGCCCGAGTAGCGGTTGCAGACGCGCTTGAGGTCTTCGTAGAAGGCGCTGTCGAGGCGGGACTTGTTGGCGTCGAAGCCGCCGATCTCCTTGTAGTTGCGGTAGCCGAAGTCGTGGCGCTGGCAGGCTTTCTGGAAGGGGAAGCCGAAGGGGTTGTCGGGGGAGCTGCTGCAGTAGTCGGTCGACCAGTTGAACGCATAGGCGGACCAGGCGCCGCGGTTGGCCTCGGCGGCGGCCCAGGAGTTGTAGCTCGTGGCGCTGGTCTGGGTGAAGCTCGCGAGGACCTGGGGCTTGTCGGCGGGGGCGGCCTCGGCGGGGGCGACGGTTGCCAGGAGGGCTGCCGCGGTGACGCCGGCGGCGACCAGACCCTTCTTCGCGGTGGGGCGCATGGGGACTCCTCGGGTAGGTGCGCCGGGTCACGGCGCACGGCCTGGGGGTGCGCCAACTGCCGCGGTAGTGCCGGCAGTCGGCCGTGCCGGCGCTCAGACTATGCGCGTAGAATGGCCGTGGGAAGTCATGCCCCTGACAGGATCATGAAGTCGGTGTACGTCCCCCATGCCGCGCAACCGCGGCGCAACCGGCGTGCATTACCCGTGCATTACAACGGAAATCGGCCGGTCCCCACCGGCGAGCCGACGAACGGATGGACGGACGATGAAGCGACGCAGCCTGCTCACCGGAGCCCTCGCCGGGGCGGTCGCCGCGCCGGCCGCCGTCACCCTCGGCGCGTCGAAGGCGAACGCCGCGGTGGCCGACTACCCCATCGCGCTCACCGATCAGGCCACCAACAGCTTCCAGGTCTTCGACCGCACCGGCGACTGGTCCGCCGCGTCCGACTGGAGCTTCACCCCGGGGACCACGAACGGCTGGGACGACCCCTTCGAGATCCGCTTCCGCGCGACCACCCGCTACGGCACGATCGCGCTCATGACCGCGGGCCAGCCCGGCAACGGCCGCGCCGGCATCGTGGCCGTCACCGGCAACGGCAACCGGCTGGACCGCGGCGACCTCATCTGGGAGGCGTCCGTGGCCAGTTACCCGCACTGCATCGAGCGCATCCCGAACGTCGCCGCCGTGGTCGTCGCCGGCACCCGCGACCGCATCCACGTCTACGGCGGCGCCAACAGCGACCACTCCACGCTCCGCGAGGTGCAGACGATCACCGACATGCCCAAGCCGCACGCGGTCCTCTGGGACGACGTGAACGACCTGCTGTGGGTCACCGGCGGCACGGTCATCCGCACCTACCGGGTCACGGGCGCCAACTCCACGGCCCGGCTGGTGAAGTCGGGTACGGACATCACGTTCGCCGGCAACGGCCACGACATCCAGCCCGACTACACCGACCCCGGCAAGCTGTGGGTCACCGACAGCGGCCGGGTGTACTCGCTGGACAAGGCGACGCGGAAGGTGACGATCATCTCCGAGGAGAACTACGTCAAGTCCTACGTCCGCTACACCGACGGCGAGGCGATGTGGACCCTCGACCCGACCCCCGCGGATCCTCCGTGGGGCGGCCCGACCGTCTACTTCTCCGGCGGCCAGTCCAAGACCCGCCCCGGCGCCCAGATCTACAAGGCCCGCATCGTCACGACCCGCTTCCACTGACCCCGCCGGCCTCGCCGGCACCACCGGCACCGCCCGGCCCGGCGAGCAGCGCCGAGACCCCCAGCAGCGTAGGAGCCGCGACCAGCGCCGCCAGCACCACCGCCGCCCCGCCCGCGGCGAACGGCACGCGCAGCCCGTACGCCGCCGCCAGCACCCCGCCCAGCAGCGAACCCAGCGGCAGGCTGCCCCAGCTCAGGAACCGGTGCACGCTGCTGATCCGCCCCAGCAGCCGGTCCGGCACGATGGTCTGCCGCACCGCCGCGGTGAGCACGCTCCACGTCATCGTCGCGAACCCGAACCCGGCGCTGCTCGCCCCCGCCGCCCACGGATTCGACGTCGCCCCCATCGCGACCGTCGTCAGCCCGTGCCCGAGCACGGCCGCCACCAGGCACGGCCCCGCCGCCGCGGGCCGGATGCGCTCGGCGGCCCAGGACCCGGCGACCGCGCCGACCGCGACGGCGCTGGACAGCACCCCGTAGCCGACCGCCGACAGGTCCAGCGTCTCCAGGGCGTACAGCACGAAGACGGCCATGGTCATCGCGCGGGCGAGGTTCATGAAGGTGACGACGACCGACAGGGCGCGGATCACCGGATGGCGCCACAGCCACCCGAAGCCCTCCCCTATCGCGCGCACCACGCCGGCCCTCGGCGCGTCCGCCGCCCCGGCGGGCCGGAACGTGCCCCGCAGCCGGCTCAGCAGCGCCGCGCTCGCCGCGAAGCTCACCGCGTCGAGCACGAACGGCACCGCCTGCCCGAGCCGGAAGAGGAGGCCGCCGAGGGGCGGGCCCGCGAACTCGTTGGCGCCCAGCTCCACGCCGAAGAGCCGCGCGTTGCCGCGCGTGAGCTGCTCCCGGGGCACGATCCGCGGCAGGATCGTGGGCGCCGCCGCGTCGTAGACCACCTCCCCGATGCCCAGCAGGAACACGACCGCGCACAGCACCGCGATCGAGGAGCGGTCGGCCAGGACGGTGGCGGTGAGGAGCGCGGCCAGGCACATCCGGACGAGCTGGACCGCGACCATCAGCCGGCGCCGGTCGACCCGGTCGGCCAGGGCGCCGGCGGGGAGGCTGACCAGCAGCCACGGGAGTTCGGCCGCCACCGAGACGACGGCGACGGCCACCGGGTCGCGGGTCACGGCGGCGGCCAGCAGGGGCAGGGCGGTCAGGCGGACGCCGTCGCCGAGGTTGGAGACCGCGGAGGATAACCACAGCCGCCGGAAGTCCGCCCCCAGGCCCGTCACGGCGGCGGGTCAGTCCTCCGTCGGCGTACGGGCCCCGGAAGCCGGACCCGGACCCGAAGCGGAAGCCGAAGCCGAAGACGAAGCAGGAGCGCCCTCCCGGCGGCGCAGGTACAGCGCCGTGCCGAGCGACCCCGCCGCGATCGCCACGATCGCCCACTCCGGGGCCGAGCCCACCCGCGTCGCCAGGGTCTCGTCCGTGCGCAGCGGGACCTCCGCCGTCAGCACCTCGCGGCGCCACGGGCCCGTCTCGTCGACCGTCTCGCCGTCCGGCGTGACGATCGCGCTGATGCCCGTCGTGGAGGCGACCAGCGTCGAGCGGTCGTGCTCGACCGCCCGCAGCCGCGACATCGCGAGCTGCTGCTCGGGCTCGCCGAGGTTGCCGTCGCGCATGTAGGTGGCGTTGTTGGTGGGTACGGCCAGCAGGTTGGCCCCCGTACGCACCTGGTCGCGGACCTGGCCGTCGTACGCGACCTCGTAGCAGATCGACTCCGCCAGGCGCACGGCCCCGGCGTCCAGCCGCACCGCCTCCTCCCCCGGCTCGAAGTCGCGCGGGATGAGCTGGAGGTCGCCGAAGCCGCCGAGCAGCGCGCGCATCGGGATGTACTCGCCGAAGGGCACGAGCTGCCGCTTGGCGTAGTACTCACCGGGGCCGCTGCCCGGGAGCCAGAGGAGACCCGCGTTGCGGATGCGGTCGCCGGGGGCGTCGAGGATCGCGCCGACGACGACGGGGGCGCCGAGGTCGTCCACGACCTGGGAGATCCGGGCGCTGAGGACGGCGTCGTTGCGCGGGTCGCGGTCGGTGGCGTTCTCCGGCCACAGCACCAGGTCCGGCCGCTCCGCCCGGCCCGCCCTGACGTCCTCGACCAGTTCCTCGGTGGCCGCGATGTGGTTCTCCGCGACCATCTCGACCCGGGCCTGCTCCTCCAGGCTGCGCGCCCGCGGTACGTTGCCCTGCACCACGGCCACGGTCGCCCGCTCGTCGCCCGCGTCCCCGGCGCTCGGCAGCAGCAGCATCCCGCACGCCCCCAGCGCGACCGACCCGGCGAGCGCGACCGCCGGCACCACGCGGTGCGCGGCGCGCGCGGTGACCAGCGCCGCGAGCGCGCCCCCGGTGAGCGCGACGACGGCGCTGACCAACGGGGCGCCGCCGGCCGAGGCCCAGCCGAGC
The Streptomyces sp. CNQ-509 DNA segment above includes these coding regions:
- a CDS encoding MFS transporter, whose product is MAGSEMARKLRAGGAGGAGDPPSPTPLWTTDFRLFFTARTTSLLGDAMLPVAITAAVLGAGYGASGVGYALAALVAPFAALIIFGGVLSDRFGARRLMVLSDAARLVFQMALALLFLVGTPPLWQILVLLAFVGAGSALFQPGVASITPRVARDVQKANATLRIAESVTLVLGPSLAGLLLAVSSPAVVVALDAVTYAVSGACLFALRAVPMGPGKAAREGAPSFRADLVEGWREFSARTWLWSVIVVFMLWQLAGAGPTTTLGNSTLVTDYGASTFGLVMSSLGAGSVLGGLVAIRLRPRHPLRAGALSMTLWALMPLGVALGLSAPLVALCYGVSGIGAAFWIVMFHTSVQTHVPQDVLGRVHAYDAAGSLVMKPVGQAAAGPLAGVVGTVPLLFVSATMAVLTCLLLLAIPAVRGLRRVER
- a CDS encoding nuclear transport factor 2 family protein, with amino-acid sequence MQEEIARSAIDMFISAFNASDESYVTALLSQALTSDVVFWGPLGRSEGIEAVERFVLDIRRHPAGTGTMVRCSAVDMPDEWARYQWVFTAPDGGPRLAGTDVVHLRRSLIDQVIVFAGEIEPSAS
- a CDS encoding phospholipase; this translates as MRPTAKKGLVAAGVTAAALLATVAPAEAAPADKPQVLASFTQTSATSYNSWAAAEANRGAWSAYAFNWSTDYCSSSPDNPFGFPFQKACQRHDFGYRNYKEIGGFDANKSRLDSAFYEDLKRVCNRYSGATKTSCNSTAWVYYQAVRAFG
- a CDS encoding DUF6528 family protein gives rise to the protein MKRRSLLTGALAGAVAAPAAVTLGASKANAAVADYPIALTDQATNSFQVFDRTGDWSAASDWSFTPGTTNGWDDPFEIRFRATTRYGTIALMTAGQPGNGRAGIVAVTGNGNRLDRGDLIWEASVASYPHCIERIPNVAAVVVAGTRDRIHVYGGANSDHSTLREVQTITDMPKPHAVLWDDVNDLLWVTGGTVIRTYRVTGANSTARLVKSGTDITFAGNGHDIQPDYTDPGKLWVTDSGRVYSLDKATRKVTIISEENYVKSYVRYTDGEAMWTLDPTPADPPWGGPTVYFSGGQSKTRPGAQIYKARIVTTRFH
- a CDS encoding MFS transporter; this encodes MTGLGADFRRLWLSSAVSNLGDGVRLTALPLLAAAVTRDPVAVAVVSVAAELPWLLVSLPAGALADRVDRRRLMVAVQLVRMCLAALLTATVLADRSSIAVLCAVVFLLGIGEVVYDAAAPTILPRIVPREQLTRGNARLFGVELGANEFAGPPLGGLLFRLGQAVPFVLDAVSFAASAALLSRLRGTFRPAGAADAPRAGVVRAIGEGFGWLWRHPVIRALSVVVTFMNLARAMTMAVFVLYALETLDLSAVGYGVLSSAVAVGAVAGSWAAERIRPAAAGPCLVAAVLGHGLTTVAMGATSNPWAAGASSAGFGFATMTWSVLTAAVRQTIVPDRLLGRISSVHRFLSWGSLPLGSLLGGVLAAAYGLRVPFAAGGAAVVLAALVAAPTLLGVSALLAGPGGAGGAGEAGGVSGSGS
- the lnt gene encoding apolipoprotein N-acyltransferase, which gives rise to MTAAPPRTTAAPAGGGEAPQATVAWAAAVGQRAPWLAAFSRRAWFPPALAAVAGVLLALAFPPYGLWPLAAVAPAALFVLLRGARRKRDTFWLGTAFGVAFFVPLLWWLSNLGILPWLLLSVIQALMLGGLCLAVPPLVRLPAWWLWAAAWWVAVEAVRSRVPLGGFPWGRLAFSQADAPTLGWASAGGAPLVSAVVALTGGALAALVTARAAHRVVPAVALAGSVALGACGMLLLPSAGDAGDERATVAVVQGNVPRARSLEEQARVEMVAENHIAATEELVEDVRAGRAERPDLVLWPENATDRDPRNDAVLSARISQVVDDLGAPVVVGAILDAPGDRIRNAGLLWLPGSGPGEYYAKRQLVPFGEYIPMRALLGGFGDLQLIPRDFEPGEEAVRLDAGAVRLAESICYEVAYDGQVRDQVRTGANLLAVPTNNATYMRDGNLGEPEQQLAMSRLRAVEHDRSTLVASTTGISAIVTPDGETVDETGPWRREVLTAEVPLRTDETLATRVGSAPEWAIVAIAAGSLGTALYLRRREGAPASSSASASASGPGPASGARTPTED